A window from Podospora bellae-mahoneyi strain CBS 112042 chromosome 1 map unlocalized CBS112042p_1, whole genome shotgun sequence encodes these proteins:
- a CDS encoding uncharacterized protein (EggNog:ENOG503PHTC; COG:S): MDAQAATEPRTHSDYTVGWVCALPKEQTAATAMLDHKHDDLPKLSNDHNTYTLGSIGKHNIVIACLPKGEIGTNSAATVATSMANAFPSIKIGLMVGIGGGIPPKVRLGDVVVSSPVGQYPGVVQWDLGKAKEGGKFERTGSLNNPPSSLRTALTKLETEHEMSGSKIPQYLEDLKRKWPRLALKYASRDHLEDPFDVPDDPPRSQKAIQGLPSMESGAKQVEDTAVNTAVDGDGGKLRNVYVHYGLIASGNQVIKDAAFRDRLNEEFGGHVLCVEMEAAGLMNNFPCIVIRGICDYADSHKNKDWQEHAAAVAAAFAKELLQYVQSSAVIGERPVKDILEHTLKQVHKETSATREDVTHIKSKLEKEEDREVLDWLTKIDYGPQQSDYLKRRQPGTGQWLLDSEKFKGWLSASNQTLFCPGIPGAGKTILTSVVVDYLGSKFYNDPRIGIAYIYFNFQRQDEQKIDALLASVLKQIAESQPSVPGSVKDLFDKHKAKKTRPSLDETLRVLQSVAATCSRVFIVLDALDECQTSESCRKTFLSELFNLQKMHGINIFASSRYITEIVDRFKTSISLEIRASTADVAQYLEGHMSQLPSFVEQDRQLREEITAGISEAVDGMFLLAQIYLNLLCDKMTPNDIRSTLQVFRNQGQSRDEDQKAQVLSSAYDKAMMIIDGQMPGRKKLAMEVLAWITCAKRQLTTLELRHALATKPGKSELNDGDLPYIEDMVSVCAGLVTIDEHSGIIRLVHYTTQEYLEGTRQRWNPNAEFEITTTCVTYLSFTVFETGYCTTARKFEERLQSNPLYDYAARNWGHHARKAATSSKVVVGFLESKAKVEASSQALMDDKQINYSQGHPRNGTGLHLAGYFGVIEAADELLRRRPDPDVTDTSSRTPLWYAAQNGHEAVIEKLLAAGGDVNAASAYEGGQTALQAAAGRGHLQVVEKLLAAGADVNAASAYEGGRTALQAAAGRGHLQVVEKLLAAGADVNAAAASSFGRTALQAAAEGGHLEVVEKLLVAGADVNTATAFSFSQTALQAAARQGHLQVVENLLVAGADVNAATASFGRTALQVAAEGGHLEVVEKLLAAGADVNAGAASSFGRTALQAAAEGGYLEVVEKLLVAGADVNAASAYEGGRMALQAAAGQGHLQVVEKLLVAGADVNAAAAYEDGQTALQAAAKGGYLQVVEKLLVAGADVNVGAIYGRTALQVAAGRGHLQVVKKLLAAGADVNTLTSDGWTAFQAAVEKGYPKYTAIHHILSRLEQRPNISICDGGVDPAIPPLSRTGVTDNSMSETQAPTLEFKLEG; this comes from the exons ATGGATGCCCAAGCAGCTACCGAGCCCAGAACTCACAGCGACTATACTGTGGGATGGGTCTGCGCTCTGCCCAAAGAACAAACCGCGGCGACAGCTATGCTAGATCACAAGCATGACGATCTTCCGAAACTATCAAATGATCACAATACGTATACCCTAGGATCCATCGGCAAGCATAATATCGTCATAGCCTGCCTTCCTAAAGGCGAGATCGGAACAAATTCGGCGGCGACTGTCGCGACCTCGATGGCCAACGCCTTTCCATCCATTAAGATTGGTCTAATGGTtggcatcggcggcggtATTCCACCTAAGGTTCGGCTTGGCGACGTTGTGGTCAGCTCACCAGTGGGCCAGTATCCTGGGGTGGTTCAGTGGGACTTGGGCAAGGCGAAAGAAGGGGGCAAGTTCGAGCGGACTGGGTCGCtaaacaaccccccttcctcgctccGCACTGCCTTAACGAAACTGGAGACCGAACATGAAATGAGCGGATCTAAGATACCTCAGTATCTAGAGGATCTAAAACGCAAATGGCCAAGGCTGGCGCTGAAGTACGCCAGCCGTGATCACCTTGAGGACCCTTTCGACGTACCGGACGATCCACCTCGCAGCCAAAAAGCAATCCAGGGCCTTCCTTCCATGGAGTCTGGGGCCAAGCAAGTGGAGGACACCGCGGTGAACACTGcggttgatggagatggcgggAAGCTGCGAAATGTGTATGTGCATTACGGTCTGATCGCATCTGGTAACCAGGTCATTAAAGACGCTGCGTTCCGAGATAGGCTCAACGAGGAGTTTGGTGGCCATGTTCTCTGTGTCGAAATGGAAGCGGCGGGACTAATGAACAACTTCCCGTGCATTGTCATCCGAGGCATCTGTGATTACGCAGATTCGCACAAGAATAAAGATTGGCAGGAGCACGCGGCGGCCGTGGCTGCAGCATTTGCGAAGGAGCTTTTGCAATATGTGCAGTCAAGTGCGGTTATCGGAGAGCGTCCGGTAAAGGATATATTGGAGCACACATTAAAGCAGG TTCACAAAGAGACATCCGCAACTCGAGAAGACGTCACCCATATCAAGTCCAAATtggagaaagaggaagaTAGAGAAGTCCTCGACTGGCTCACAAAAATCGACTACGGTCCGCAGCAAAGCGACTACCTTAAGAGACGGCAACCAGGAACCGGGCAATGGCTCCTTGACTCAGAAAAGTTCAAGGGTTGGTTGTCCGCCAGCAATCAGACACTCTTCTGTCCAGGTATCCCCGGGGCGGGAAAGACGATCTTAACGTCAGTCGTGGTTGACTATCTCGGTTCCAAGTTTTACAACGACCCGAGGATCGGCATCGCATACATCTACTTCAATTTCCAGCGGCAAGACGAGCAGAAGATTGATGCCTTGCTGGCGAGTGTGCTGAAACAGATAGCCGAGAGCCAACCATCTGTTCCAGGAAGCGTTAAAGATCTCTTTGACAAGCATAAGGCCAAGAAGACGCGGCCATCACTTGACGAAACCTTGAGAGTTCTCCAGTCCGTGGCGGCGACGTGTTCGAGAGTCTTTATCGTTCTTGATGCACTTGACGAATGCCAAACATCCGAAAGCTGCCGGAAGACGTTTCTCTCCGAGCTCTTCAACCTACAGAAAATGCATGGAATAAACATCTTTGCGTCATCGAGGTATATCACGGAGATCGTTGATCGCTTCAAAACCAGCATATCACTGGAGATCCGTGCAAGTACTGCCGATGTTGCACAATACCTAGAAGGTCACATGTCGCAGTTACCATCTTTCGTCGAACAGGACCGACAGCTGCGAGAAGAGATTACGGCGGGGATTTCAGAAGCCGTCGATGGAAT GTTTCTCTTGGCACAAATCTATCTTAATTTGCTTTGTGATAAGATGACACCAAATGATATTCGAAGCACATTGCAAGTCTTCCGGAACCAAGGGCAAAGCCGAGACGAGGACCAGAAGGCCCAGGTACTGAGCAGTGCGTACGACAAAGCAATGATGATAATCGATGGGCAGATGCCGGGTCGCAAGAAGCTTGCGATGGAGGTTCTGGCATGGATCACGTGCGCAAAGAGACAGCTTACCACGTTAGAACTCCGGCACGCCCTTGCAACTAAGCCGGGAAAGTCCGAGCTTAACGACGGAGACTTGCCATACATCGAAGACATGGTCTCTGTATGTGCTGGACTGGTAACGATCGATGAACACAGTGGCATTATCCGGCTGGTTCACTATACAACGCAAGAATATCTCGAGGGGACGCGGCAACGATGGAATCCGAACGCAGAATTTGAGATCACGACAACCTGCGTTACTTACCTCTCATTCACCGTCTTTGAGACCGGGTACTGCACAACGGCCCGTAAGTTTGAGGAGCGGTTACAGTCAAACCCGCTCTACGATTACGCCGCGCGCAACTGGGGGCATCATGCACGCAAGGCTGCAACATCGAGTAAAGTGGTTGTGGGCTTTCTTGAGAGTAAAGCTAAGGTCGAAGCATCGAGTCAAGCGCTGATGGACGACAAGCAAATCAACTACAGTCAAGGACATCCAAGGAATGGGACGGGACTACATTTAGCAGGATACTTTGGAGTCATCGAGGCCGCAGATGAACTCCTCAGGCGTAGACCCGATCCAGATGTGACAGATACCTCCAGCAGAACGCCGCTGTGGTATGCTGCCCAAAACGGGCACGAGGCCGTTATTGAAAAGCTGCTCGCAGCGGGAGGCGACGTTaatgctgcttctgcttaTGAAGGTGGCCAGACGGCGCTCCAAGCAGCCGCTGGACGAGGCCATCTCCAGGTGGTCGAGAAGCTGCTCGCAGCGGGAGCCGACGTTaatgctgcttctgcttaTGAAGGTGGCCGGACGGCGCtacaagcagcagctggaCGAGGCCATCTCCAGGTGGTCGAGAAGCTGCTCGCAGCGGGAGCCGACGTtaatgctgctgctgcttcttcttttggccGGACGGCGCTGCAAGCAGCAGCTGAAGGAGGCCATCTCGAGGTAGTCGAGAAGCTGCTCGTAGCGGGAGCCGACGTTAATACTGCTactgctttttcttttagCCAGACGGCGCTGCAAGCAGCAGCTAGACAAGGCCATCTCCAGGTGGTCGAGAACCTGCTCGTAGCGGGAGCCGACGTTAATGCTGCTACTGCTTCTTTTGGCCGGACGGCGCTGCAAGTAGCAGCTGAAGGAGGCCATCTCGAGGTGGTCGAGAAGCTACTCGCAGCGGGAGCCGACGTTaatgctggtgctgcttcttcttttggccGGACGGCGCTCCAAGCAGCCGCTGAAGGAGGCTATCTCGAGGTGGTCGAGAAGCTGCTCGTAGCGGGAGCCGACGTTaatgctgcttctgcttaTGAAGGTGGCCGGATGGCGCtacaagcagcagctggaCAAGGCCATCTCCAGGTGGTCGAGAAGCTACTTGTAGCGGGAGCCGACGTtaatgctgctgctgcttatGAAGATGGCCAGACGGCGCTGCAAGCAGCAGCTAAAGGAGGCTATCTCCAGGTGGTCGAGAAGCTGCTCGTTGCGGGAGCCGACGTTAATGTTGGTGCTATTTATGGCCGGACGGCGCTGCAAGTAGCAGCTGGACGAGGCCATCTCCAGGTAGTTAAGAAGCTGCTCGCAGCGGGAGCCGACGTTAATACCCTTACTTCTGATGGCTGGACGGCGTTCCAAGCAGCAGTTGAGAAAGGCTATCCCAAGTACACGGCAATTCACCACATTCTGTCTCGGCTCGAACAGCGGCCTAATATATCTATTTGTGATGGCGGAGTTGATCCGGCAATACCACCCCTTAGCAGGACCGGCGTCACTGATAACAGCATGAGCGAAACCCAGGCGCCGACGCTGGAGTTCAAACTGGAGGGTTAG
- a CDS encoding uncharacterized protein (EggNog:ENOG503PD04), translated as MAPPTFPPVPRSLFYPRRPKTRDNETALRLEALGASRYTTYAQHLWGFTILRTVYTPESDTLFPIAMRRLDAWARYSPHQGRFPKYGQAYESKAVTDGEPNEELAKRFYCDVIEDKDRLAGIQSDAEGFAKLRDYFREWLVSVGVQPELPPNYNDDDDDDTDGPDLDPALEPNESHDDPRFRSVLVVDEECLRSLIEELPDETPPLRTAVDREEWLKYLRMGKKAWLWMLDTGYMTRDESQFSPPGFRGWFRLGPTELLWAWYEWKSYLHRRSDPSWKVQEKDGVPGVWWYYY; from the coding sequence ATGGCGCCTCCAACCTTTCCCCCGGTTCCCAGGTCGCTCTTCTATCCGCGCCGGCCCAAAACGCGCGACAACGAAACCGCCCTCCGCCTCGAGGCCCTTGGGGCTAGCCGCTACACGACCTACGCCCAGCACCTGTGGGGATTCACCATCCTACGGACAGTCTACACGCCCGAATCGGACACTCTATTCCCCATCGCCATGCGACGGCTGGACGCGTGGGCACGCTATAGCCCCCACCAGGGCAGATTTCCGAAATATGGACAGGCGTATGAAAGCAAGGCCGTGACCGACGGGGAGCCCAACGAGGAATTGGCAAAGAGGTTCTATTGCGACGTGATAGAGGACAAGGACAGGCTTGCGGGGATTCAGTCGGACGCCGAGGGTTTCGCCAAGCTCAGGGACTACTTCCGGGAGTGGTTGGTTAGCGTGGGCGTGCAGCCAGAGCTTCCGCCGAATTAtaacgacgacgacgacgacgacaccgACGGTCCAGATCTTGATCCCGCCCTTGAGCCCAACGAGAGCCATGACGACCCGAGATTTCGCAGTGTCCTTGTGGTTGACGAGGAGTGCTTGCGTTCGCTGATTGAGGAACTACCCGATGAGACGCCCCCGCTGAGGACGGCAGTGGATAGAGAAGAATGGCTCAAGTACCTGCGCATGGGTAAGAAAGCGTGGCTTTGGATGCTGGATACGGGGTATATGACTCGAGACGAGAGTCAATTTTCTCCTCCTGGATTTCGAGGCTGGTTCAGGCTCGGTCCCACGGAGCTTCTCTGGGCCTGGTACGAATGGAAGAGTTACCTGCATCGCCGATCCGATCCTTCCTGGAAGGTTCAAGAAAAAGATGGGGTTCCGGGAGTCTGGTGGTATTATTACTGA
- a CDS encoding uncharacterized protein (EggNog:ENOG503PYI5; COG:S), translated as MLDQIIILQDSAQRLSTTYNTLTYRVLCSDSSLRDLFSSIKTVSVALDSCRGLLEQLKSGTTSIPIPTDLSPRLEANLEECKEAFADADEKAKKLMPQLGLLGSTKLFEIFTPAEIYRLTSQLYARGREFYRVGQAIRLQTTSQLPQNILSNARQPFGQPLQIRGFQPIVQFQPPRFQYQPNNTPNINEKSQPTGHTTLHDLCATTGKTTKTTNVIKSLLEKGADPTATLNATYSQLTAVHIASYHNNVAALEATKESMTTIKTFTYQPTTTRYTHYQPAPSNYTSYQPTSYIGQYRWKSLLKQKDFQGMTPLHWAAYGVCPEATEFLLKEVEDAGLRQEVVDGRDREGRTALIVLAGGYKLRDRESVTKIAKGLVKAGASLDVGDRRGKTARGMVVELGVEKEAAGKKQEEQTGGGGSVLGLGYQGGYQAYRWQGYQGGGQQSNGLPGWRGNSYQGGGWTSGR; from the exons ATGTTGGACCAGATCATCATACTACAAGATTCCGCCCAGAGGCTCTCAACAACCTACAACACCTTGACCTACAGGGTCCTATGCAGTGACAGCAGTCTCAGGGATCTTTTCAGTAGCATCAAGACTGTCTCTGTAGCACTGGACTCGTGCAGAGGTCTTCTTGAACAGCTCAAGTCTGGCACAACCAGCATTCCGATACCCACAGATCTCTCCCCGCGTCTTGAGGCGAACCTGGAGGAGTGCAAGGAGGCCTTTGCGGATGCCGACGAGAAGGCAAAAAAGCTGATGCCCCAGCTCGGTCTGCTCGGTTCCACGAAGCTGTTTGAGATATTCACGCCTGCTGAGATATATCGGCTGACGAGTCAGCTATATGCGAGGGGACGGGAGTTTTATCGAGTTGGTCAGGCTATTAGGTT ACAAACAACCTCAcaactcccccaaaacatcctCTCCAACGCCCGACAGCCATTCGGCCAGCCCCTCCAAATCCGAGGTTTCCAACCCATCGTTCAATTCCAACCCCCGAGATTCCAATACCAGCCCAACAACACGCCCAACATCAACGAGAAATCCCAACCGACCGGgcacaccaccctccacgaTCTATGCGCCACCACCGGaaaaaccaccaaaaccactAACGTCATCAAGTCCCTCCTGGAAAAAGGAGCCGACCCAACCGCCACACTCAACGCAACTTATTCCCAGTTAACAGCCGTACACATCGCCTCCTACCACAATAACGTCGCCGCACTGGAAGCCACCAAGGAAAGTATGACAACTATCAAAACATTTACATACCAGCCAACTACCACCAGGTACACCCACTATCAGCCAGCCCCCAGTAATTATACTTCCTACCAGCCTACAAGTTACATCGGGCAGTACAGATGGAAGAGCCTACTCAAACAGAAAGATTTCCAGGGCATGACGCCCCTTCACTGGGCAGCCTATGGTGTCTGTCCTGAGGCGACAGAGTTCTTGCTTaaagaggtggaggatgctgGGTTGAGGcaagaggtggttgatggcaggGATCGAGAGGGGAGGACGGCGTTGATTGTTCTGGCGGGGGGGTATAAGTTGCGGGATAGGGAGTCGGTGACAAAGATTGCGAAGGGACTTGTCAAGGCGGGGGCGAGTTTGGATGTGGGGGATAGGAGGGGGAAGACggcgagggggatggtggttgagcttggggttgagaaggaggcggctgggaagaagcaggaggagcagacgggtggtggtggtagtgttttggggttgggctATCAAGGGGGTTATCAGGCTTATAGGTGGCAGGGTTATCAGGGAGGGGGACAGCAGAGTAATGGTTTGCCGGGTTGGAGGGGAAATAGCTatcagggaggaggttggacaAGTGGGAGGTAG
- a CDS encoding uncharacterized protein (EggNog:ENOG503P5WI; COG:S) has translation MAAPAPQATVTPSTQATGPISDADVAEWKDKFNKVFAAPSEHFNSKSPATAQPWTHNFWNFVNPLETCLMTWCLPCVVFGRTHHRVNKSASLRGYEPINTSCLLFCGSTAVCMQWLPMAIQRADFRAKYNLQGSCAVDVALACCCGCCDMVQMDKEAELRASGEQSQKGIQEQYKAAEVMVVPVEQKQ, from the exons ATGGCCGCTCCCGCCCCCCAAGCCACTGTTACCCCTTCGACCCAGGCCACTGGTCCCATCTCTGATGCCGACGTGGCCGAGTGGAAAGACAAGTTCAACAAAGTCTTTGCCGCACCCTCCGAGCACTTCAACTCCAAGTCGCCCGCCACCGCTCAGCCATGGACACACAACTTCTGGAACTTTGTCAATCCGCTCGAGACATGTCTTATGACTTGGTGCTTGCCGTGTGTCGTGTTTGGCAGGACACATCACAGGGTGAACAAGAGCGCTAGTCTGAGGGGCTATGAGCCTATCAACACTTCG TGCCTTCTATTCTGCGGTTCAACAGCTGTCTGCATGCAGTGGCTTCCCATGGCAATTCAGAGAGCGGATTTCCGAGCCAAGTACAACCTTCAGGGTAGCTGCGCGGTGGATGTTGCCTTGGCGTGCTGTTGCGGGTGCTGTGACATGGTGCAGATGGATAAGGAGGCTGAGCTGAGGGCTTCTGGTGAGCAGAGCCAGAAAGGGATTCAGGAGCAGTATAAAGCTGCTGAGGTTATGGTTGTGCCTGTGGAGCAGAAGCAGTAg
- a CDS encoding uncharacterized protein (EggNog:ENOG503NXKM; COG:G) encodes MRGYMDCFLDQAIGDVLQADLVSDINFIIDPEATKITLTAYFPNITLVANSANGVIPDQAFLDELMAVNENPLSRLVRANQSTFLPFWDETAAAVMVDLEAVVLDEVEVYVDVDTSYHSPFYGYIRPYQAALMPPGLRKVKYINAVNNTKVAEMIKTVVQFPPKSCAELKGRGVDSQDQGEKLR; translated from the exons ATGAGGGGGTATATGGATTGTTTTCTGGACCAGGCCATAGGGGATGTTCTGCAGGCCGATTTGGTCTCGGAT ATCAACTTCATCATTGACCCTGAAGCAACCAAGATTACGCTTACGGCTTACTTTCCGAACATCACACTTGTGGCTAATTCTGCTAATGGGGTGATACCGGATCAGGCATTTCTTGATGAGCTGATGGCGGTGAATGAGAACCCTTTGAGTAGGTTGGTCAGGGCGAACCAGTCTACTTTTCTGCCGTTTTGGGATGAGACTGCTGCAGCGGTGATGGTTGATCTGGAAGCGGTTGTtttggatgaggtggagg TTTATGTCGATGTCGACACATCGTACCACTCGCCTTTTTACGGGTACATTCGCCCCTATCAGGCAGCGCTGATGCCGCCTGGGTTGAGAAAGGTCAAGTATATCAATGCGGTTAATAATACCAAGGTCgccgagatgatcaagacTGTCGTTCAATTTCCGCCAAAGAGCTGTGCTGAGCTTAAGGGAAGAGGGGTGGATAGTCAGGATCAAGGGGAGAAGCTCAGGTGA
- a CDS encoding uncharacterized protein (EggNog:ENOG503NXKM; COG:G) encodes MLQPRYQFLLLVVGLLLLPTGSTTSQKKNNLDNDWNPTAFIALLLPLYYNYTVLGLASDTANSWALQTGLHALASLEIASLSSFIPVYKGSDYPLLQTAYTFQNYKLLYGEFPWKGVFAKENTTNEKLGNDPTSGDPRRVAKEAFTTKGYYGYPNVSFTEGSAVEL; translated from the coding sequence ATGCTGCAGCCTCGCTATCAGTTCTTGTTACTCGTTGTAGGCTTGCTATTATTGCCCACTGGCTCAACCACCagccagaaaaaaaataatctCGACAACGACTGGAACCCCACCGCCTTCATCGCTTTACTACTTCCCCTATACTACAACTACACCGTCCTCGGTCTAGCCTCCGACACAGCCAACTCCTGGGCTCTCCAAACCGGCCTCCACGCTCTTGCCTCTCTCGAGATTGCCTCCTTGTCTTCTTTCATTCCCGTCTACAAGGGGTCTGACTACCCCCTTTTGCAAACAGCGTATACCTTCCAGAATTATAAGCTTCTCTATGGGGAGTTCCCGTGGAAAGGGGTGTTTGCAAAAGAAAACACGACAAATGAGAAATTGGGAAATGATCCCACCTCTGGTGACCCAAGAAGGGTGGCGAAGGAAGCTTTTACCACCAAGGGCTATTATGGCTACCCTAATGTGAGTTTCACAGAGGGCTCAGCAGTGGAGTTATGA
- a CDS encoding uncharacterized protein (EggNog:ENOG503PHZ0), with protein sequence MRLSTLLLASLTGLANANFDLYLGTELYALDPTSNIFRGWYIFDNDPSANDVFAHGLYISKDDVSGRTIGVRCAGSGCLGGAATDINVLEMHFSNNPLYHWTIYKDRGHPYKMYGLDGRTYGECILFPGVDFHHTRGLQTRSAVRKFRCLTQFTAAQIKAAA encoded by the exons aTGCGtctctccaccctcctcctcgcttcCCTAACCGGCCTAGCCAACGCAAACTTCGACCTCTACCTAGGCACCGAACTCTATGCCTTGGAtcccaccagcaacatcttCCGCGGCTGGTACATCTTCGACAACGACCCCAGCGCCAACGAC GTCTTCGCCCACGGCCTCTACATCTCCAAAGACGACGTCTCAGGCAGAACGATCGGCGTGCGATGTGCCGGCAGCGGCTGTCTCGGCGGTGCCGCCACTGACATCAACGTCCTCGAGATGCATTTCAGCAACAATCCCCTTTACCACTGGA CCATCTACAAAGACAGAGGTCACCCCTACAAAATGTACGGCCTCGACGGCAGAACCTACGGGGAGTGTATCCTCTTTCCCGGCGTCGACTTCCACCATACGAGGGGCTTGCAGACCCGGAGCGCCGTCCGCAAGTTTCGCTGTTTGACGCAGTTTACTGCTGCGCAGATCAAGGCTGCAgcatag
- a CDS encoding uncharacterized protein (EggNog:ENOG503NW4K) yields the protein MVAQVKVASIAFINFGGGPVSHQPTIEGKRTESGKPSTDYRFLGTLIDILPRSSFSILTPPLAGSSIVSILAGASACAKLELADEIVATLGNDPQVIAGAAALVAAEKNFNPFAVDIPTICSNAALPATPELRGIIPLVDPAVKGADVQNANSAAS from the exons ATGGTCGCTCAAGTCAAAGTAGCCAGCATAGCCTTCATCAACTTCGGAGGAGGACCTGTATCACATCAACCAACGA TTGAAGGAAAACGCACCGAATCCGGCAAACCGAGCACCGATTACCGGTTCCTCGGCACGCTAATAGACATCCTGCCACGTTCATCCTTCTCGATTCTCACTCCTCCCCTCGCCGGCTCCTCCATCGTCTCAATTCTCGCTGGCGCCAGTGCTTGTGCCAAG ctcGAACTGGCCGATGAGATCGTCGCCACCCTAGGTAATGACCCCCAAGTCATCGCCGGTGCCGCCGCTCTCGTGGCCGCAGAGAAGAACTTCAACCCTTTTGCTGTTGATATCCCCACCATCTGCAGCAATGCTGCCTTGCCGGCTACTCCTGAGCTGAGGGGTATCATCCCCTTGGTCGACCCTGCTGTGAAGGGGGCTGATGTTCAGAACGCGAACTCGGCGGCGAGCTAG